The proteins below are encoded in one region of Winogradskyella helgolandensis:
- a CDS encoding GLPGLI family protein, with product MNRLPLKIAIVLTVFFTSTNLFAQDFQGKAVYISKTTMDMDQFGGQDMTPERKKQIQERMKSFLEKEYTLTFSKSESIYKEEEKLAAPGSGGGGRGFGASLTGGPKYKNIQTKEMIQDQEFFGKQFLVKDELKDLEWKMGTETKVIGQYTCFKATATIVPSGLDISSFRGPRGRDRNETEKDTTDSNEAKAPKTIEVVAWYTPQIPVNQGPDDYWGLPGLILEVNADRTTILCTQIVLNPKDKETIDKPKKGQVVTQAEYTEITTKKMEEMRELYGGRGGRGGRGGGRGRN from the coding sequence ATGAACAGATTACCGCTTAAGATTGCAATAGTATTAACTGTGTTTTTTACTAGTACTAATTTATTTGCTCAAGATTTTCAAGGCAAAGCCGTTTATATCTCTAAGACTACTATGGATATGGACCAATTTGGAGGACAAGACATGACTCCAGAACGTAAAAAGCAAATTCAAGAACGAATGAAGAGCTTTTTAGAAAAGGAATATACATTAACGTTCTCTAAATCCGAGTCAATTTATAAAGAAGAGGAAAAGTTAGCAGCACCAGGAAGTGGTGGTGGCGGAAGAGGTTTTGGAGCATCATTAACTGGTGGACCAAAATATAAGAATATTCAAACGAAAGAAATGATTCAAGATCAAGAGTTCTTTGGAAAGCAGTTTTTGGTTAAAGACGAATTAAAAGATTTAGAATGGAAAATGGGTACTGAAACCAAAGTAATTGGTCAATATACTTGTTTTAAAGCTACGGCAACAATAGTTCCTAGTGGATTAGATATTAGCAGCTTTAGAGGTCCAAGAGGAAGAGATCGAAACGAAACTGAAAAGGATACTACAGATTCTAATGAGGCTAAAGCACCAAAAACAATAGAGGTGGTGGCATGGTACACTCCTCAAATTCCTGTTAACCAAGGGCCAGATGATTATTGGGGTTTACCAGGATTAATATTAGAAGTTAATGCAGATCGTACAACGATACTTTGTACTCAGATTGTATTAAATCCAAAAGATAAGGAAACCATTGATAAACCTAAAAAGGGTCAAGTGGTAACACAAGCAGAATACACCGAAATCACTACCAAGAAGATGGAAGAGATGCGCGAATTGTATGGTGGGCGAGGTGGACGAGGCGGACGAGGTGGAGGACGCGGTAGAAATTAA
- a CDS encoding TonB-dependent receptor, whose protein sequence is MKNILALLFTLVVMSSFAQIKMTGIVKDSIGSPLELANIIAINKESNTLESYAITDASGKYVISLGKNGTYSIQVSYIGLKSVDETVETKEVDIAKDFNMLSDNMLDAVELTYDMPVTIKGDTLIYNADSFKNGTERKLEDVLKKLPGVEITAEGKIEVEGKEVTKLMVNGKDFFDGDSKLATKNIPSNAVDKIQVLRNYAEVGQLSGVQNNQDNVAINIKLKEGKENFWFGDVTAGGGVAPSPNDNLYLVQPKLFYYSPKYSINVIGDINNIGEVALTGRDIRNFGGGFRSPSASSGTSINLGDNGLGGLTNVGDAQTIESKLGAMNFSYSPNEALDLSGFLIYNANRLKTRQESFVRYTNPELGIPDEETVQTGREATNQGLAKLSASYKPNANNQLNYDVLGRISSDSEVQNEFSSVIGATNQIDEAKPFSINQNVNYYYTLNENNIFAFEAQHLIKDEDPFYNVIGLKDEDTFESTAISLGLDTNQINYDLNQERRIKSNQLDAKLDYYNILNSKSNINFTLGTILSNQKFNSNIFQFLDDGSFYDPTASLTDTEGNLLRNENDTEYNFSDVYLGFHYRLKTGKFTITPGFSVHAYGNKNTQFGDTYEDNFFRVLPDFETQIQFKKSESLTFRYNMQNSFTDVTSLAEGLVLNNYNSIQYGESQLQNALSHNLSLRYFSFNLFNYTNIFAFLNYNKNIDQVRSFTNFDNVIRTNTYFNSNFADESVSASGRIQRTYGKLRASMRVGLNYSKSNQFVQDVRSVNETFSQTYSPELSTNFREAPNVTLKYRYSVSDTKQGDNDTQFITNAPSVEFDAYIWKALTFRTDYSYTSQSSNVSDTQSYQTWNGSLSYRKDEDAKWEYQLKATNLLNIDSEVNNGSSNISVYSSETFILPRFITFRLTYTL, encoded by the coding sequence ATGAAAAATATTTTAGCACTGCTATTTACTTTAGTAGTTATGAGTTCTTTTGCTCAAATTAAAATGACAGGTATTGTAAAGGATAGCATTGGCTCCCCTTTAGAATTAGCCAATATTATTGCAATTAATAAAGAGTCTAATACATTAGAATCTTACGCCATTACAGACGCTAGTGGAAAATATGTGATTTCATTGGGTAAAAACGGAACTTATAGTATTCAGGTAAGTTATATAGGATTAAAATCAGTTGATGAAACTGTTGAGACTAAGGAGGTTGATATAGCAAAAGACTTTAATATGCTTTCTGATAATATGTTAGATGCTGTAGAGTTGACTTATGACATGCCAGTGACGATAAAAGGAGATACATTAATTTATAATGCAGATTCTTTTAAAAATGGTACAGAACGAAAGCTAGAAGATGTCTTGAAAAAACTACCAGGTGTAGAAATTACGGCAGAAGGAAAGATTGAAGTAGAAGGTAAGGAAGTCACAAAACTTATGGTTAATGGTAAAGATTTCTTTGATGGTGATTCAAAACTGGCGACTAAAAATATTCCTTCAAATGCTGTTGATAAAATTCAGGTCTTACGTAATTATGCTGAGGTTGGACAATTAAGTGGTGTTCAAAATAACCAAGACAATGTTGCTATTAACATCAAATTAAAAGAGGGAAAAGAGAACTTTTGGTTTGGTGATGTTACTGCTGGTGGTGGTGTGGCTCCGTCACCAAATGATAATTTATACTTAGTACAACCCAAACTGTTTTATTACAGTCCTAAATACAGTATTAATGTTATTGGTGATATTAACAATATCGGTGAGGTTGCATTAACAGGTCGTGATATTCGAAATTTTGGCGGAGGATTTAGAAGTCCAAGTGCCAGTAGTGGTACAAGTATTAACCTTGGAGATAATGGATTGGGTGGATTAACAAATGTTGGAGATGCCCAAACTATAGAATCTAAATTAGGTGCCATGAACTTCAGTTATTCTCCTAATGAAGCCTTAGACCTTAGTGGTTTTTTAATTTATAATGCCAATCGTTTAAAAACGAGACAAGAAAGTTTTGTGCGTTATACAAATCCAGAGTTAGGAATTCCTGATGAAGAAACCGTACAGACTGGTAGAGAAGCAACAAATCAAGGTTTAGCTAAGTTGAGCGCAAGTTATAAGCCAAACGCGAATAATCAATTAAACTATGATGTTTTAGGGCGTATTTCTAGTGATTCAGAAGTTCAAAATGAATTTTCTTCTGTAATAGGTGCAACCAATCAGATTGATGAAGCAAAACCGTTTAGTATTAATCAAAACGTTAACTATTACTACACCTTAAACGAGAATAATATTTTTGCTTTCGAAGCACAACATTTAATTAAAGATGAAGATCCTTTTTACAATGTTATTGGTTTAAAAGATGAGGATACTTTTGAAAGTACAGCAATTAGTTTAGGTTTAGATACCAATCAAATTAATTATGATTTAAATCAAGAACGTCGTATAAAATCGAATCAGCTAGATGCTAAATTAGATTACTATAATATTTTGAATTCAAAAAGTAACATCAATTTTACTTTAGGTACTATTTTGAGTAACCAGAAATTCAATTCTAATATTTTTCAGTTTTTAGATGATGGTTCCTTTTATGATCCTACGGCTAGTTTAACAGATACAGAAGGTAATCTACTACGAAATGAAAACGATACAGAATATAACTTTAGTGATGTTTATTTAGGATTCCATTACAGGTTAAAGACAGGGAAATTTACAATAACACCTGGATTCTCAGTACATGCCTACGGAAACAAAAACACACAATTTGGAGACACTTATGAAGATAATTTCTTTAGAGTATTACCAGATTTTGAAACACAAATCCAATTTAAAAAGAGTGAAAGTTTAACGTTCCGTTATAATATGCAAAACTCATTTACAGATGTTACGAGTTTAGCAGAAGGGTTAGTTTTAAATAACTACAACAGTATTCAATACGGTGAGTCACAATTACAAAATGCTTTATCGCACAACTTAAGCTTGCGTTATTTTAGTTTCAACCTGTTTAATTATACCAATATTTTTGCGTTTCTTAATTATAACAAGAATATTGATCAAGTAAGATCATTTACTAATTTTGATAATGTTATTAGAACTAATACGTATTTTAATTCAAACTTTGCAGACGAGAGTGTTTCTGCCAGTGGTCGTATTCAACGTACTTATGGTAAGTTAAGAGCGAGCATGCGCGTTGGTCTTAATTACAGTAAGAGTAATCAATTTGTTCAGGATGTGAGATCGGTCAATGAGACGTTTTCTCAAACATATTCGCCAGAATTAAGTACTAACTTTAGAGAGGCGCCAAACGTAACTTTAAAATATAGATATAGTGTTTCGGATACAAAGCAAGGAGACAATGACACACAGTTTATCACAAATGCTCCTTCAGTAGAATTTGATGCTTATATTTGGAAGGCTTTAACATTTAGAACAGACTATTCGTACACAAGTCAAAGTAGTAATGTGAGTGATACACAATCGTATCAAACATGGAATGGGAGTTTGTCGTACAGAAAAGATGAGGATGCTAAATGGGAATACCAACTAAAAGCAACCAACTTATTGAATATAGATTCTGAAGTTAATAATGGGTCTAGTAATATTTCGGTGTATAGTTCAGAAACGTTTATTTTACCAAGGTTTATTACTTTTAGATTGACATATACGCTTTAA
- a CDS encoding sodium-translocating pyrophosphatase, protein MESMMIYMPIALALLGLIYMLIKKSWVMKQDAGDGKMKEISDHIYEGALAFLNAEYKLLAIFVVIVSILLAVVSFIVPTTHWLIVIAFIFGAVFSAFAGNIGMKIATKTNVRTTQAARTSLPNALKVSFGGGTVMGLGVAGLAVLGLTAFFIFFFWFFMGSEWTNTMDMTIVLETLAGFSLGAESIALFARVGGGIYTKAADVGADLVGKVEAGIPEDDPRNPATIADNVGDNVGDVAGMGADLFGSYVATVLAAMVLGNYVIKDMGGSISDAFGGIGPILLPMSIAGVGIIISIIGTMLVKIKSNDAKEAQVMGALNIGNWTSIILVAVACFGLVTWMLPETMQMNFFGEGLQEISSMRVFYATLVGLVVGAVISSVTEYYTGLGKKPILNIVQQSSTGAGTNIIAGLATGMISTFPSVLLFAGAIWASYAFAGFYGVALAASAMMATTAMQLAIDAFGPISDNAGGIAEMSEQEPIVRERTDILDSVGNTTAATGKGFAIASAALTSLALFAAYVTFTGIDGINIFKAPVLAMLFVGGMVPVVFSALAMNAVGKAAMEMVEEVRRQFRDIPGIMEGTGKPEYDKCVAISTEASLKEMMLPGLLTIGFPLAIAFIPMIFGMNPLAIAEMLGGYMAGVTVSGVLWAIFQNNAGGAWDNAKKSFEAGVEINGEMTFKGSEAHKAAVTGDTVGDPFKDTSGPSMNILIKLTCLIGLVIAPILGGHADETGFANDDTEVSIEMTVDSQDLAKATVNYSTIKEGKKTSEVIIFEGTQVEVKKELNAFEASLRNEADDVIKVIEKVDISKS, encoded by the coding sequence ATGGAGTCAATGATGATTTACATGCCAATAGCATTGGCACTTTTAGGCTTAATCTATATGCTTATTAAGAAGTCTTGGGTTATGAAACAAGATGCTGGAGATGGTAAGATGAAAGAAATTTCAGATCATATTTATGAAGGTGCATTAGCCTTCTTAAATGCTGAATATAAGTTACTAGCTATTTTCGTAGTCATAGTAAGTATATTATTGGCCGTTGTTTCATTCATAGTACCCACAACGCATTGGTTAATCGTAATTGCTTTTATTTTCGGAGCTGTATTTTCTGCATTCGCAGGAAACATTGGAATGAAAATAGCAACCAAAACAAACGTAAGAACAACACAAGCTGCACGTACAAGTTTACCAAATGCACTAAAAGTATCTTTTGGTGGTGGAACTGTAATGGGATTAGGTGTTGCTGGTCTTGCCGTTTTAGGATTAACAGCATTTTTCATATTCTTCTTTTGGTTCTTTATGGGAAGTGAATGGACCAACACAATGGATATGACCATCGTATTAGAAACACTTGCTGGTTTCTCTCTTGGTGCTGAATCTATCGCATTATTCGCAAGAGTTGGTGGAGGGATATACACTAAAGCTGCCGATGTAGGTGCCGATTTAGTTGGTAAGGTTGAAGCTGGTATTCCAGAAGATGACCCTCGTAATCCTGCTACTATCGCAGACAACGTTGGTGATAATGTAGGTGATGTTGCAGGTATGGGAGCCGATTTATTTGGTTCTTATGTAGCGACTGTATTAGCAGCCATGGTTCTCGGTAATTATGTCATTAAAGATATGGGAGGATCAATCTCCGATGCTTTTGGAGGTATTGGACCAATCTTATTACCAATGTCAATTGCTGGTGTAGGAATTATTATTTCTATCATCGGAACCATGTTAGTAAAAATAAAAAGTAATGACGCCAAAGAAGCTCAGGTTATGGGAGCTTTAAATATTGGTAACTGGACATCTATTATTTTAGTAGCTGTAGCATGTTTCGGATTAGTAACATGGATGTTACCTGAGACCATGCAAATGAATTTCTTTGGAGAAGGTTTACAAGAGATTTCTTCAATGCGTGTGTTCTATGCGACCTTAGTAGGTTTAGTCGTAGGAGCGGTTATTTCTTCAGTTACGGAATATTACACTGGTCTAGGTAAAAAACCAATTTTAAATATCGTACAACAGTCAAGTACTGGAGCAGGAACCAACATCATCGCAGGTTTAGCAACAGGTATGATTTCTACATTCCCATCCGTATTATTATTTGCTGGAGCTATTTGGGCATCTTATGCATTTGCTGGTTTCTACGGAGTAGCTTTAGCGGCTTCTGCAATGATGGCAACAACCGCTATGCAATTAGCGATTGATGCTTTTGGACCAATTTCTGACAATGCAGGTGGTATTGCTGAAATGAGTGAGCAAGAACCTATCGTTAGAGAACGTACAGACATATTAGATTCTGTTGGTAACACAACAGCTGCAACAGGAAAAGGTTTTGCTATCGCTTCTGCGGCATTAACATCATTAGCTTTATTTGCTGCGTACGTTACTTTTACAGGAATTGATGGTATTAACATCTTTAAGGCACCTGTTTTAGCGATGCTATTTGTTGGTGGTATGGTACCAGTAGTATTCTCGGCTTTGGCAATGAATGCTGTAGGAAAAGCCGCTATGGAAATGGTTGAGGAAGTACGTCGTCAGTTTAGAGACATTCCAGGTATTATGGAAGGTACAGGAAAACCAGAATACGATAAGTGTGTGGCAATTTCTACAGAAGCCTCTTTAAAAGAAATGATGTTACCGGGTTTATTAACTATTGGTTTCCCATTAGCAATTGCATTTATTCCAATGATTTTCGGCATGAACCCTTTAGCTATCGCAGAAATGTTAGGTGGCTATATGGCTGGTGTTACCGTTTCTGGTGTGCTATGGGCAATCTTCCAAAATAATGCTGGTGGAGCTTGGGATAATGCTAAAAAATCTTTTGAAGCTGGAGTTGAAATTAATGGTGAAATGACATTTAAAGGTTCTGAAGCTCACAAAGCTGCTGTAACTGGTGATACCGTTGGTGACCCGTTTAAAGATACATCTGGTCCTTCAATGAACATCTTAATTAAGTTAACCTGTTTAATTGGTTTAGTCATTGCTCCTATTTTAGGTGGACATGCTGATGAAACCGGTTTCGCAAATGATGACACAGAAGTATCTATTGAAATGACAGTGGACTCTCAAGATTTAGCTAAAGCCACCGTTAATTATTCCACTATAAAAGAAGGAAAGAAAACCTCTGAAGTTATTATTTTCGAAGGTACACAGGTTGAAGTTAAAAAAGAATTAAATGCTTTTGAAGCATCACTTAGAAACGAAGCTGATGACGTTATAAAAGTTATTGAAAAAGTAGATATTTCTAAAAGTTAA
- a CDS encoding inorganic diphosphatase produces the protein MSESEDLTFDVLIEIPKGSRNKYEYDFTLHKIRFDRMLFSSMMYPGDYGFIPETLALDSDPLDVLVLGHQPTYPMVVMEVRPIGVFHMTDEKGPDEKIICVPVSDPIWSNNKDISDLNPHRLKEIEHFFRVYKDLEKKKVDVGGWGDAAEAVKIYHECVQRYDDSEHKKKRTFTI, from the coding sequence ATGTCAGAATCAGAAGATTTAACTTTCGATGTACTCATTGAAATACCTAAAGGAAGTCGTAATAAATATGAATACGATTTTACATTACATAAAATACGTTTCGATCGTATGCTTTTTTCATCTATGATGTATCCTGGTGATTATGGCTTTATTCCAGAAACATTAGCTTTAGATAGTGACCCTTTAGACGTTTTAGTTTTAGGACATCAACCAACTTATCCAATGGTAGTAATGGAAGTAAGACCAATTGGTGTTTTCCATATGACAGATGAAAAAGGACCTGATGAAAAAATTATTTGTGTACCAGTTTCAGATCCAATTTGGAGTAACAATAAAGATATAAGCGATTTAAACCCACATAGATTAAAAGAAATCGAGCACTTTTTCCGTGTATATAAAGACTTAGAGAAAAAGAAAGTTGATGTTGGTGGATGGGGAGATGCAGCAGAAGCTGTAAAGATTTATCATGAATGTGTACAACGTTACGATGACAGCGAACATAAAAAGAAACGCACCTTTACGATTTAA
- the epsC gene encoding serine O-acetyltransferase EpsC, which produces MNSNVIKVINQHKETIKVSMTLKEDSERFTKLLFKAFYDCDTNAEHALEELEILFISIRNRACPQIKDMPCKRWDDFKANIPDLYSSLKKDADAIYNNDPASQSIEEIYIAYPGFFAISIYRMARVFYKLKLPLIPRLMTEYAHSITGIDIHPGATIGASFFIDHGTGVVIGETTEIHNNVKVYQGVTLGALTVKKQHQNTKRHPTIEANVTIYANATILGGNTIIGENSVIGGNTWLTESIPENSIVTHNHQVEIFAKLKK; this is translated from the coding sequence ATGAATTCGAATGTAATCAAAGTTATAAATCAACATAAGGAAACCATTAAAGTGTCTATGACTTTAAAGGAGGATTCAGAACGCTTTACAAAACTTCTGTTTAAAGCTTTTTATGATTGTGATACAAATGCTGAGCACGCTTTAGAAGAACTCGAAATACTTTTTATTTCGATAAGAAATAGGGCTTGTCCACAAATCAAAGATATGCCTTGCAAGCGTTGGGATGATTTTAAAGCTAATATTCCAGATTTGTATTCTAGTTTAAAAAAAGATGCTGATGCTATTTATAATAATGATCCTGCATCGCAATCTATAGAGGAAATATATATAGCCTATCCTGGTTTTTTTGCAATTTCTATTTATAGGATGGCAAGAGTTTTTTATAAATTGAAGTTGCCGTTAATACCAAGATTAATGACGGAATATGCTCATAGTATTACAGGTATAGATATACATCCTGGTGCTACAATTGGTGCTTCATTCTTTATTGATCATGGTACAGGTGTTGTGATTGGTGAAACTACAGAGATACATAATAACGTTAAAGTTTATCAAGGTGTAACTTTAGGTGCGCTAACGGTTAAAAAACAACATCAAAATACAAAGCGCCATCCTACAATTGAAGCGAATGTTACCATTTATGCTAACGCAACAATTTTGGGAGGGAATACGATTATTGGTGAAAATTCTGTGATTGGTGGTAACACATGGTTAACGGAGTCTATTCCAGAAAACTCTATCGTGACACACAATCATCAGGTTGAAATTTTTGCAAAATTAAAAAAGTAA